A stretch of DNA from Synergistaceae bacterium:
TGTTGCTTGTTGCTTGTTGCTTGTTGCTTGTTGCTTGTTGCTTGTTTAATTATATCCGATTTTATGTGAAAAACAAGCGTTGAAATCATGATTTTCTCTCCTAAATTAACCTGATCAAATAAATTAACCTGATCAAAACCTTGGCTCAAAATTTAGAATCCCAATTTTATCCACAATATTTTATATTTATACCACATTTTACATCGGAAAGCAAATAGTAACATGGCGAGTAAAAGGACAACTTCTACAGGACAAACGCGTTAGGGTCGGTACTGCAACACCGTAATGGCTAGGCTGGCAAGGACCATTTGCATGATAAAAAGTGGGAAATACCACTTCAATTGACATACTCCCACGACTAAAGTTGTGGGAGTATGTCAAACACAATCAGCGTTTTTTCTCGACGGTCTCCCGAACTTTCGCGACAATGGCGGAAACATCCAACTTGTACTTTCTCAGAAGATCCGCGTAGGAACCGCACTCCGCGTGGCAATCATCAAGGCCCACGAATCCCACAGGGACATAAGCCTGCCCTAAAATCAAGGACTCGGATACGGCTCCGGCCAATCCCCCGATCACGCTGTGTTCTTCGGCCGTGACAACCGCCCCCGTGGAACGCGCGAACTCCAGAAGCAACTCTGTGTCCAAGGGCTTTATCGTGAACATGTCAATAACCGAGACCGCTATTCCCTCCGAAGCCAATTCTTTGGCCGCGTCGAGGGCCAATCCGGTCATCAATCCGCAGGCGACGATTGTCGCGTCCTTCCCCTGACGCAGCACCTTCCCTTTACCGTCCTCAAATTTTGTCCCCGGCTCGTAAATGGAGGGGAAGACGTCGCGAGAAAGGCGCACATACATGGGCCCCTTCGATTCGATGGCGTGCTTGACGAGCCAGTCCGTAAGCGTCTCGTCGCTGGGCACGTAAACCTTGAAGTTGGGCAAAGCCCTCATGATCGTCAGGTCCTCGATGGAATGGTGGCTGGGGCCATCATAGGCGTCCGAAAGACCGCCGTAAGCGCCCATGAACTTGACGTTCAGATTGGCATAGGAGCCGAAAATACGAGCCGGCAACAGGCCGAGGGTCGATATGAACGTCGCGAAAGTATTGACGAACGGAATTGTCCCTACGGAGGCAAAACCCGCCGCCATGCCCGACATATTCGCCTCCGCCACACCTACGTTAAAGAAACGTTCGGGGCAGACTTCTTGAAAAAGAGACGACCGCGTAGAACTCGATACGTCCGCATCCAGCACCACGACGTCGGGATTGTCGCGTCCGTATTTTACCAGAGCCTCACCATAAACTTCGCGTATCGCTTTCGCCATTTCACTCACCTCCCCATTCCGCCACGGCACGCTTGTAGCTCGCTTCATCAATGGCCTTGCCATGCCACGCGTTCTGTCCTTCCATAAAAGAAACCCCTTTGCCCTTGATGGTGTCGGCCAAAATGATGACCGGCCGGCCGTCAGGGTACGCATTGGCCTTGTCAAGTGCCTCGCAAAGAGCCTCTACGTCGTGTCCGTCGCAGGCAAGACAGCGCCACCCAAAAGCCTCGAACTTCGCGCGCATGTCGCCCTGTGGCATGATGTCGGCGCTCTTTCCGTCAAGCTGAACCCTGTTCCAATCGTAGATGGCGATCAGGTTGTCCGCTTTGAATTTTACGGCGCTCATGCAGGCTTCCCACGTCATTCCTTCGTTGACGTCGCCATCCCCCAAAATAGCGTAGACTCTCGCGTCGGTCTTGATGTGAAATTTTGAAAGACGAAGCCCCAAGGCCATTCCCAAGGCGGCGGAAAGCCCCGTTCCCAGCGGGCCTGTCGAGAGGTCCACGCCCGGCGTGTGCTTGATCGAGGGGTGCCCCTGAAGCCTCGTGTCCAAACGGCGCAGCGTCTTCATTTCCTCGACGGGGAAAAAACCCTTTTCTGCAAGCACTCGATAGAGCATGGGAGCGGCGTGTCCCTTACAAAGGACGATCCGATCTCGGTCGGGTTTTTGTGGATCGGCCGGGTCTACCCTGGCTTTCTCGAAATAAAGCGCCGTCAAAATTTCACATACAGAAAGAGACCCCCCAGGGTGTCCCGTCTGTATCTCGTACAGTGTGTCGATCACGTCCCGGCGAAACTTCTGACACAGTTTTTCCAGGTACGCCTTCCTTTCCGCCGTCAATCCCATTTGAAATATCCTCCTGACTATATTGGTGAGCCTCGCCTCAGAGCTCCAACGAGGACACCGAAGTGATTTTAATGATCTTCTCCCGCGTGGCGGGTAACGGGTCCAGGACCCGCGGCCCTGGCGAAACGCCCCAAGTACGCCTCGCGAATCCGCGGATCCGCGCGAAGTTCTTTAGCTTTGCCCTCGATCGTCACACGTCCTTGGTCGATCACATACGCGAAGTCCGATATTTCCAAGGCCAGGCGCGCGTTCTGTTCCACCAAAAGGATAGAAATACCCAGTTTATTGATCTCGACGATTTTTCTGAAGAGGTCGCTCACGATGACCGGAGCGAGCCCCATGGAGGGTTCGTCCAGCATCAGGAGTTTTGGACGCGCCATCAACCCGCGACCTATGGCGAGCATCTGCTGTTCTCCGCCGGAAAGACTCCAGCCCAACTGTCCCCGTCGTTCTTCGAGGCGCGGAAAGAGGTCGAAGACAGAGCGTTTCTCCGTTTCGTAAGGTTTTCTCCCGAAAAATCCGTGCCACGTGATGGCGCCGACTTCAAGGTTTTCCTCGACGCTCAACCCCGGAAAGATGTGGCGCCCTTCGGGAACGTGGACGATAGACCTGCGAGCGATACGCGCCGGACTCTCTCCGATCAGCTCGTCCCGTCCGTCGAAGACAACGCTGCCCGTGCGCCGTATCATTCCAGATATGGCCTTGAGCAAAGTCGTCTTGCCCGCCCCATTGCTGCCGATCAGACAAGTGATGACTCCCGGCGCGATGCCGATACCGATCCCCTTCAAAGCCTCGATGGAACCGTAATACGCGTGAAGATTCGCGATTTTAAGCATCGAGATTTCTCCCCAAGTAGGCGACAATAACGTCCTCGTTGTTCTGTATCTCCGAGGGCGTTCCGGCGGCAATGACCTTGCCGAAGTTGATGACGACGATGTCACGACAAATATTCATAATCATGTCCATAGAATGCTCGATCAACAAAATGCCGATATTTTTCTCCTTTGCGGCAAAGTTGAGCAAAGCCATAGCGTTTTCGATTTCCCGATTGTTCAGCCCGGCCGCGGGTTCGTCGACAAGCATGACTCGCGGCGCGCCCAAAAGGGAACGCACGATCTCCAACAATTTCCTCTGACCGTAAGGAAGTGATGAAATATCGTCCTCCCATTCAAAGGTAAAACCCGCAATCTCCATCAGTTGTATCAGATAATCTTCAAAACCCGTGACCTTCAGGCCGAAAAACGAAGCCACGTAGCCATAGTCACTTCCGAGGTCCGCTCCAAGCAGGAGATTGTCTCTGATACTGGAGCGCTGCAGGAATCTAGGTGTCTGAAACGTTCGTCCGATTCCCATGGCGGCGCGGCTGTGAGACGGAATGCCGGTGACGTCCGTTTCATCGAAGTAGATTTTGCCTTCATCGGGCATATAGATGCCACTGATGAGGTTCATCAACGTCGATTTTCCCGCCCCGTTCGGGCCGATGAGTCCGTGAATCCTGCCGGGAAAAACGGAGAACGTCGCTTTATCAGCGGCAACGACGCCTCCGAAACGCTTGGAAACATTGTCCAACCGCAGGATCGATTTACCCGTCATTCTCCTATCACTCCAATACGTCTGCGTCAGGTTTTACCCGCGAATTTTTTGAAAGTTTCCTGGAGGCTTTTTTGAGCATCGCGTTGCCGAGGCCGGCCAGTCCCATCGGCATGAAGATCATCAACAGGATGACGCCGACGCCGTAGGATAGCTTCAAATAGCGCTGGACGGGGCGCAGCCACTCCGGCAGCATGGTGACTAGGATAGAGCCCACGAAAACGCCAATCGTGTTATTGACTCCTCCGAGCATCGTCATGATCACGTAGGTCGTCGCCATGTCGAAGGTGAAAAGGTCCGAGCTGATGAATTGGCTGTGCATGGCGTAAAGTCCACCGGATAACCCGCTGAGCGCTCCGGCTATCGTGAAGGCGATGATCTTTGTCCTATAAATGTTGACCCCCAGCGTTTGAGCGGCGATTTCGTTGTCGCGTATGGAGGCGAGGGAACGCCCCAGCCTGGACTTGCGGACGCGTTCGACCAGAAATCCCGCGACGAGAACGAAGCCCAGCAAGATGTAGAACCAGTCGTGATAGCTTCGGGGTGACATTCCCAGAAAGCGGATCACGGGAATACCTGAAACGCCATCCGGCCCCCCGCAGAGAACTCTGTAGTTGAGGTACACAGACCAAGTCACTTGAACGAGCCCGATTGTCGCGAAGGTAAAATAGGTCCCACTGAGCCGGAACAAAACAGAACCGCAGATCCAAGCCGTAAACGCCGCGAACATAACCGCTCCCGCTAGGGCAGGAACGGGTTCCCATATCACGCCGAGCCGCCCGTTCGTGAGATTGGCCACGAAATAGGCCCCAACCCCCATAAAAGACACCGCAGCGAAAGAAAGCTGCCCGCCCATGCCCAACATGACGGAAAGACCGAGGGCCGCGATGAAATTGATCAGGGAAACGTTCATGATCATCATGCTGTAGTCGTTGGTGAACCTGGGCGTGTAGTAGCCAAAGGCAACAAGGGCGACCGAGAGAGTCACGATTTTGAACACGATCACGCCGTCCAGGCGGGTGTTTTTCCTGAGTTTAGACTGAAAGAGCTTGGAATGAAAGTTTAGATTGGAATGAAAGTTTGGATTGGAATGAAAGTTTGGATCGGCGATTGCTTTATTATCGGTTTTATCGTTCATTCGAGTCACCTCACGCCTTGTCCGCCACGCGTTCGCCGAAAAGCCCCTGGGGTCGGAAGAGCAAAACGACGATCAGTACGAGAAAAACGACGGCGTCCTTGTAAGTCGTCGTAAAAGTCGAGCTGTAGGATTCGACGAGGCCGATGACGAGGCTCCCGACAATGGCCCCCTTCACGGACCCGAATCCGCCCGTCACCACGCCCGCGAAGGCGCGCAACTGGAGCGTCCCCAGCGTGACGTTGACCAAAAAGACCGGAGCGATCATATATCCGCCGATACTTGCCAAGGTGACGACAATAATGTACGTGACGGCCGTCGTCAGGATAGTCGGTATGCCCAAGAGTTCCGCTGCGTATTTGTCCTGAGCGGCGGCTTGCATGATTTTGCCCGCGTAAAGTTTTTCGAAAAGCACAAAAACAAGAAAGATCAAGACGGCCCCTATCACGATGGTCAGAAGATATTGATACTGGAGGCGCAGCGAGCCCACTCTTATGACGCCCTTGATCAGAGGTGCGGAGACGAGAGGAAGGCTTCCCCAGGTGATCGTGGCGATTTCCCGGATGACCATAGCGGCGCCCATCGTGGAAATGACGGTCGCGGTGGGGTAAGACGCGGTACGCAACGGCCAGTAGACCACGAACATGAAGATGA
This window harbors:
- a CDS encoding transketolase family protein — its product is MAKAIREVYGEALVKYGRDNPDVVVLDADVSSSTRSSLFQEVCPERFFNVGVAEANMSGMAAGFASVGTIPFVNTFATFISTLGLLPARIFGSYANLNVKFMGAYGGLSDAYDGPSHHSIEDLTIMRALPNFKVYVPSDETLTDWLVKHAIESKGPMYVRLSRDVFPSIYEPGTKFEDGKGKVLRQGKDATIVACGLMTGLALDAAKELASEGIAVSVIDMFTIKPLDTELLLEFARSTGAVVTAEEHSVIGGLAGAVSESLILGQAYVPVGFVGLDDCHAECGSYADLLRKYKLDVSAIVAKVRETVEKKR
- a CDS encoding transketolase, translated to MGLTAERKAYLEKLCQKFRRDVIDTLYEIQTGHPGGSLSVCEILTALYFEKARVDPADPQKPDRDRIVLCKGHAAPMLYRVLAEKGFFPVEEMKTLRRLDTRLQGHPSIKHTPGVDLSTGPLGTGLSAALGMALGLRLSKFHIKTDARVYAILGDGDVNEGMTWEACMSAVKFKADNLIAIYDWNRVQLDGKSADIMPQGDMRAKFEAFGWRCLACDGHDVEALCEALDKANAYPDGRPVIILADTIKGKGVSFMEGQNAWHGKAIDEASYKRAVAEWGGE
- a CDS encoding ABC transporter ATP-binding protein, yielding MLKIANLHAYYGSIEALKGIGIGIAPGVITCLIGSNGAGKTTLLKAISGMIRRTGSVVFDGRDELIGESPARIARRSIVHVPEGRHIFPGLSVEENLEVGAITWHGFFGRKPYETEKRSVFDLFPRLEERRGQLGWSLSGGEQQMLAIGRGLMARPKLLMLDEPSMGLAPVIVSDLFRKIVEINKLGISILLVEQNARLALEISDFAYVIDQGRVTIEGKAKELRADPRIREAYLGRFARAAGPGPVTRHAGEDH
- a CDS encoding ABC transporter ATP-binding protein codes for the protein MTGKSILRLDNVSKRFGGVVAADKATFSVFPGRIHGLIGPNGAGKSTLMNLISGIYMPDEGKIYFDETDVTGIPSHSRAAMGIGRTFQTPRFLQRSSIRDNLLLGADLGSDYGYVASFFGLKVTGFEDYLIQLMEIAGFTFEWEDDISSLPYGQRKLLEIVRSLLGAPRVMLVDEPAAGLNNREIENAMALLNFAAKEKNIGILLIEHSMDMIMNICRDIVVINFGKVIAAGTPSEIQNNEDVIVAYLGRNLDA
- a CDS encoding branched-chain amino acid ABC transporter permease, with product MNDKTDNKAIADPNFHSNPNFHSNLNFHSKLFQSKLRKNTRLDGVIVFKIVTLSVALVAFGYYTPRFTNDYSMMIMNVSLINFIAALGLSVMLGMGGQLSFAAVSFMGVGAYFVANLTNGRLGVIWEPVPALAGAVMFAAFTAWICGSVLFRLSGTYFTFATIGLVQVTWSVYLNYRVLCGGPDGVSGIPVIRFLGMSPRSYHDWFYILLGFVLVAGFLVERVRKSRLGRSLASIRDNEIAAQTLGVNIYRTKIIAFTIAGALSGLSGGLYAMHSQFISSDLFTFDMATTYVIMTMLGGVNNTIGVFVGSILVTMLPEWLRPVQRYLKLSYGVGVILLMIFMPMGLAGLGNAMLKKASRKLSKNSRVKPDADVLE
- a CDS encoding branched-chain amino acid ABC transporter permease; translated protein: MQGLKILLQPNVFMQLTINGVAMGMIYTLMAMGLILLIRAIGVMNFAQGELLMLGAFITWGLTYQVKLPFVLMVPAAMLCFALVGVIFMFVVYWPLRTASYPTATVISTMGAAMVIREIATITWGSLPLVSAPLIKGVIRVGSLRLQYQYLLTIVIGAVLIFLVFVLFEKLYAGKIMQAAAQDKYAAELLGIPTILTTAVTYIIVVTLASIGGYMIAPVFLVNVTLGTLQLRAFAGVVTGGFGSVKGAIVGSLVIGLVESYSSTFTTTYKDAVVFLVLIVVLLFRPQGLFGERVADKA